The [Clostridium] celerecrescens 18A genomic sequence AGAAGGCTGCACAGCATATGTTCCTGCTCGATCTGCTGATTTCCATATTCATATGCAAGCTTTTCGCAATTCTGGACGGCTTCCATCGACTTTTGCGTAAATTTATTGATGTTCATAATAGCTCCTCCTTTTTCTCCGTTATGTAAAAGCATTGCTTTATTTGTTCTATATGTAATATAACAAATAGTGTTTCCTGTGTCAAGATATTTTTTTCCGGATTCCAACAGAATTCCAACGAAAATCTTACAGTTTCAAACCCTGCATTGTTTTTTCCAGGACCTTCCTCTATAATCAAAGCAGTGATTCTTATCCCTTACATTCAGGAGGTGGCACCTTAATGAAAAATATTTCCCGCCGCGGGTTAATGCTCCATGGAGCAGCCGCTGCTGTTTCCCTGTTTCTTTTTATAGCCATAGTCCCCTTTAACAGCTTTGCCCACACAAAGGATGAATCCATATATCTGTCCGGTGCCTGGATAAAGGATGAGGTTGGCTGGCGTTTTTTTAATCAATGGAATTCCGCCTATCCAGCCGGTAAATGGGCGGAATACCAAAGCCATTCCTATTATTTCATGGACAATGGGTACATGGCAACCAGCTGGCGTTTCATCAATGACAACTGGTATTATTTTAATCCCAATCAGGGAAAAGAGGAAGGCGCTATGGTAACCGGCTGGGTTTATGACTCAGATCTTTGCGGCTGGTTCTACACAAACCAGATTGGAATCATGGTAACCGGTTGGCATAAAATCGATGGCTTCTGGTACTATTTTAACCCGAAATCCAACGGTCTACTCGGTCTTATGGCTGTAAACCAGTTTGTTGACGGTTCCTATGTGGATGCAAACGGACGCATGAATGAAGTCAGGTAAACAAAGAAAAGAGCAGTGCTGCTTAAGAAACAGACACCGCTCTTTTTTCTATTCCCCGGAATCTCCAGCTAAATAAAACCGCACGGAAAATCCAGTCAATAAACATTCCATACCATACACCCATGACGCCTGTATTCATCACACGTACGAAGAGATAAGCAAAAGCGATCCGGAACAGCCACATGGAGAATATGGACACCACCATGGTAAATTTGGCATCCATAGAAGCTCTCAGGGCATAAGGAATGGTAAAGGCCAAAGGCCATACGATCATCGCATAGCTGTGGACCACCACCATCCGGACGGATATTTTTGCAGCCTCCCCCGAAAGGTTGTAGACAGAAGCAAGCTGGTCTGAAAATACAACCATGACCGTACACAACAAAAGAAGGATCCCGTAATTAGCGCCAACCAAAAGTCTGGTATAGCGCTTTGCCTCCTTTTTCTCTCCCGCTCCCACACATTGTCCAACAATGGTGATCAGACCCAGGCCTATGGCATTGCCCGGCAGATACAGCAGGGTCACCAGGTTGGAGGCCACTGCGTAGCTGGCAAGCGCCGCCGTTCCCAGGGAAGAAACCAGGCTTTGCAGCGCAAGCTTACCAAACTGGAACATGCCGTTTTCAAGGCCGTTTGGAATACCAATGGACAGTATCTTCTTAATCATCGGAATGTCTGGCTTAAGATCCTCCAGACGGTTGATCCTTACAACATTGCCAGGACTTTGAATCATGAAAAGCATCACTACCGCAGCGGCCACCCGGCAAAACAGGGTAGGCCATGCCAGGCCGGTCACTCCCATATGAAGGCCGTATATACAGACTGCATTTCCACCAACATTCACGGTATTTATCACAAGGGAAACTGCCATGGAAGCCTTGGAGTTTCCCATGGATCGGAATAAGGCCGCACAGGAATTATAGACTGCCACAAAGGGATAGGACAGGGCCGTGATCCAGAAATAAACCACGGCGGCGTTCATGACTGACTCATCCACACTGCCGAAAATGGCTTTTAAAAGGCCTCCCCTGCCTGCCAGTGCAATAAGGGTAACAAGCACTGACAGAACAGTCGTGACTCCAATGAGCTGCCCCGCTGCCTTGCAGGCATTCTCTGACTGCTTTTTCCCAAGATACTGGGACGATATGACAGCCCCTCCGGTAGCTAGTGCCGACAGCATCTGAATGATCAGAATGTTGATGGATTCCACCAGAGAAACTCCGGAAACAGATGCCTCTCCCACTGCCGCCGCCATCATGACATTCACCATTCCTACTAAAACGATCAATATCTGTTCCACGATCAAAGGGGCCAGCAGCTTTATCAAATCTTTTCTAGTAAACATTAAGCTTCCTCTTATTATGCCTCAAACGGGTAACGGATTCCCCACTGTTTTCTTAGCTCATCCATGACCTTCATAACGTCCAGGGTTGCCTTATGAGGCATCTGGGGACACTCTGTCCAGCCATTTCTAATGGCTTCCCCGCTGGCTTCAATCTGGTATTCATATCCTGATATCTGTTCCGGCCTGATGTGAGTTTCAAGCAGCTCCCTATTGGCATCATAAACCCGGATAGACTCAAAATTATTGACATTCTCAACTACAAGGTATCCCTTTGTTCCATATATGACTCCCATACGGTCAGAGAGCACCCGCAGGGAACTGTTTAAAATTGCCATCTTTCCTCCAGGATAGCATAGGGTTATGCTGTTCTGGGCGTCCACTCCGCTGTCTGTCTTAATCACACTGGACTGGATATCTGTAATCTCATCACCAAAAACAATGGAAGCGAAATTAAGAGTGTACACTCCAACATCTAGAAGGGCCCCCCCTGCAAGCTCCGGCTTTATAAGGCGCGGCTTGTCAGAAACCAGATAACAGAGATTTGCCGTAAGGGTCATAGGCTCTCCGATAACACCTGAGTTTAAAACCTCTTTCAGGGTTTTAGCCATAGGCATGTAACGTACCCACATGGCTTCCGTTATCATAAGATTTTTTTCCTCCGCCAGATCGGTCATCTCCTTGGCCTGAGCATAGTTGGCGGCAAAGGCCTTTTCACAGAGAACATGCTTTCCGTTTTCCAGGCACAGCTTCGCATTACTGCAATGCTCAGAATGAGGTGTTGCAATGTAGATCAGCTGAATATCCGGGTCTTTCACAAGTTCCTCGTAAGAGCCGTAAGCCCTTTCAATGGAAAAACGTGCCGCAAATTCCTCCGCTTTTTCCAGGCTTCTTGAGGCTGCTCCCAACAGAACTACCTGCGGCATCTGAAGCATTGTATTTGCCAGTACCGATGCGATCCTACCTGTTCCCATGATTCCGATTTTTAACGCTTCCATGTCTTAAACCTCCGCTCAATTATTTCATATATTTTCCTGTTCAGTATAGCACATGTAAAGAGTCTGTACAATTATTCTTTTGGATTGTCCAGAGGGGCTGACCCTTTGCACTCCTGCTCCATCCTTTGAACCAGTTCAATAAATGCTTTCATCTCTCTGCTTATCCATTTATCCCTGTGATACACCATCTGTCTCCAGGATTGAAAGTGAAAATCCTTCATGTTAAGAGGCATTAAGGTTCCTTCCTTTATATCCCTGCAAATAGTGAACTCCGGAAGAAAAGAGATCCCTGCGCTGCTGCGGAGAAGCTTGATGATGAATTCTGTATTGCCGATCTCCAGAAAGGGATGAACCTTTTTTCCATAAGCAGCAAGGTACTGCTCCAGCATAAGCCGGTAGCTGGCATCCTTTTCCGTAAGGATCATTGGCTGTGAAATGACCTGATCAATGGTTAGACCTGTTTCCATTCCAAAAGGATGGTTCTTTGAAGCGGCAAAAATAATGTTTTCAGGCTTTTCCATCACTTTCACCCATTTTGAATCATACATGCGCTTATCAAGGAAATACACCAGATCAATGGTATTATTGTTCATCATGGTAAGAAGCGCATCAGGGGAGTCCACAACAATGCTCACGTTGACTAAGGGATAAAGGCGGTGAAATTCCTGAATGAGGGACGGAAACAAGGTAGAACAGATGGACTCTATGGTCCCGATCACCAGCCTTCCGGTAAGCTCCGAGGATACGGATAAAATATTTTTTACATGGGTTAAGTTCTTCACCACATCAGCCGCATATTCATAAAATGTTTCTCCCTCATGAGTCAGGGTCGTCTGCTTCCCGATCCGGTCAAACAAATGCACATTTAATTCCCGTTCCAGCTGTTTGATCTGCACGGTGACAGCAGCCTGGGAATAACCAAGCTTTTCAGCCGCCCTGCAAAAACTTTTCCTGTTTGCCACCTCTAAAAACGTCTTTATTTCCCGAAGCTCCATCTTAAAATTCCTCCCCTTTATAATTTAAAAATATTAAACGTTATCTTAAAAACGTTAAATTTTACATTCACACTTTTATATGGTACATTATAACTGATTAGAAATCAATGATTATTGACAGGCAGTTTACGAAAAATTATGATACTCTCAGAAAGGAATTAATGTTCATATGGAAAGGGAATGTAATAAATACCGCGCCTATGTGCAGATACTAAAGGAAGAACTTCTTCCCGCTATGGGCTGTACCGAACCGATCGCCCTGGCTTATGCTGCCGCAGTAGCCAGAAAAGCACTGGGACAAATGCCTGATAAAGTGGTGGTGGCAGCCAGTGGAAGCATTATTAAGAATGTGAAATCCGTGATCGTCCCCAACACAGGCCATTTAAAAGGCATTCCTGCGGCTGTTGCGGCAGGGATTGTGGCAGGGAATCCGGAAAGAGAGCTGGAGGTCATAGCAGAGGTCTCGCCAGAGCAGATGATACAGATGAGAGAATTTATGAAGGAACGAGAGATCACGGTAGAGCATCTGGATCAGGGGATTAATTTTGACATTCTTGTTACTCTGCATAAGGGATCGTCCTATAGCAGGGTACGCATTGCGGGTTACCACACCAACATCGTACTCATTGAAACGGATGGGACCATACAAAAGAAAAAAGAAACAGCTTTAGAAGAAGAGACGCTGACCGACCGGAATTTACTCAATATGGAGGATATCTGGGACTTTATCAATTCCGTGGATATCTCTGACATACAGGAAATCCTGGACCGCCAGATCCGTTACAACTGGGCCATTGCCGAAGAGGGGCTTAAGGAAAGCTATGGAGCCAATATCGGCAAGGTACTCCTTAAAAATTCCGGAGATGACTTATCCGTCAGGGCAAAGGCCATGGCGGCTGCAGGTTCTGATGCCAGAATGAATGGCTGCGGACTGCCGGTCGTTATCAATTCCGGAAGCGGAAATCAGGGGATCACCGTTTCCGTACCTGTTATCGTATATGCAAAGGCCTTAAAGGTCAGCGAAGAGAAATTGTACCGTGCTTTAGCCTTATCCAATCTGGCCGCCATTCACCAGAAAACCCCCATCGGCAGATTATCCGCTTATTGCGGAGCCGTCAATGCAGGAGCCGGGGCTGGAGCCGGAATTGCCTATCTCTGCGGAGGTGGCTATGAGGAAGTCATCCATACCATCGTCAATGCGCTCGCCATTGTCTCCGGTATCGTATGCGATGGGGCAAAATCCTCCTGCGCAGCAAAGATCGCTTCTTCCATAGAAGCCGGAATTCTAGGTTACAATATGTACATGCAGGGACAGCAATTCTTTGACGGCGACGGAATCGTCACCAAAGGCGTGGAGGCTACCCTTAGAAATGTTGGAAGACTTGGAAGAGAAGGAATGAGGGAAACCAACAAGGAAATTATACAGATGATGATAGGGGTATAACATAGAAAAGACAGCAATTCCGGGGGGCATCCTGGAATTGCTGTCTTTTCACCCTAATCGCTATATCATTGCTCAATCTTAAAGGGATCTCCATACATTTCCCACACAAGAGGCTTTTGTAAAGAATAATTCTCTTCCTTTAAGAATTTCCTTTGGGCAATTGTTCGGCTTAAGTCTTCATGTGCACTTTCAAGTTTCATTACCTTATCTCTCTCATCAAGAAAAGCCGTTAGATAATCCGCTTCATTTCCTCCATCTGCCGGAGATTTCGCTTTATTTATTGCAGCCTCTCTTATGCCAGGAAAACTTTCTTCATATGGAACGGATCCATCACCAGGGCCATGCATTACGATTGCATCATAGTAAATGAACTGACCCAAAATGGATAATCCATCTTTTACTGCCTGATCAACTGCCGGATTAAAATACATATCATCTCTGATTTTGTTCTGCGCTTCCTGAAATTCTGCATCTTCGCTGGCAGCCTTCCAGTCATCTTCAAAAGCTTCCCCTAATCCTTCATGAGAATCCGAACCATTCACTTTTTCAAGAGCTCCTATGTATTTAGCCAGCAGATTCTCTGATTTTGTTTCTGTATAGCCTTTTACTAATTGCAGCATATCTCCCGTTCCAGAACAAAACCCGATGATTCCGGCTGTGTAACCTCTTCCGTCTTCAATATCTTCAATATAGCTGTATTGAGCCTTCCAATCCAACGAAGAATTTTCTGCACTGGAAACCAACTCCATCGCTATCTCCTTCTTTTCTGAGTCTTTCAAAGAACTGCTGCCTTCGTCTTTCTTTAATTGACCGCCGGTTTGGTTCGAAGCACATCCTGTCAAAATCAATAACCCTATGAGAGATACAATAACCATGATTTTGTTAGCTTTTTTATTCAAAAAAATGATCTCCTTTCAATAAACAAAGGTTTACTGACGGCCTAGCGAAAGAAATTAGGAAGATGCTTTTTATGGGCTTCCAATAATTCCTCCATTACCTGTTTCGCTACATCCCCGCTGGTAATCAAAGGATTCATCATAAAGGCCTGTAATAAGGTTCCTCTATCCCCTGTAACAGCAGCTTCAATGGTCAATTCCTCCATAGCTTTCATCAATTGCAGCAATCCTCTTTCCTGAGGTTTAAAGCTTCCGAAATTATAAGGAACCGGGCCTTTTCCTGTTAAAGTACAGGTAACTTCAACCGCACAATCGTCAGGCAGGTCTTTTATGGTACCGTTATTCCGGGTACTAACGGTCATGGTTGTTCTTTTATCATTGTAGATCGAGGTAATCGTTTCGCAAGCCGCATCACTATATCTGGCTCCGCCGCGTTCTTCTAACTGTTTCGGTTTATAATTCAAATTGGGATCCTTATATAATTCATATAATTCCGATTCTATTTTTTTAACTTTTTCTGCACGGGTCCCATTGTTTTTAAAGTCTTCTAATTCCTCGGACAACATTTTATCAGTATAGTAGTAATAATTATGATATGGGCATGGAACCATATGAAGATTTTCAACTTGCTCAAAAATCAAACGATTATCCTTTATATTTGCAACAATTGAATTTGTTTCTCCACTTCCATACATCTTTTTAATCAGTTCATCCGTTCTGTCAATTCCATTTTTATCAACCACCGTGTGCCAGTGCAGATGATTAATGCCTGCAAACTGGAAGAATAAGTCAGATGGCATTTCGTCAAGTATTGCAGCCTCTTCATAAACCGCATTGATTGGAATATTGCATAAACCAACGACCTTGTTCCAATTGCCGTATCTTAAGACAGCTTCCGTGACCATACCGGAGGGATTTGTAAAGTTAATTAACCAGGCTTCAGGACAAAGCTCTTTCATTTCCTCTACAATATTTAATATTACAGGAATGGTCCGTAATGCCTTAAAGATGCCCCCGGCCCCATTGGTTTCCTGACCGATTAATCCATGGCTTAAGGGGATACGTTCATCCAGAATTCGTGCATCTAATAACCCAACCCGCAGCTGTGTGGTAACGAAATCTGCATCTTTTAGAGCTTCCCGCCGGTCCAGAGTTAAGTAAACCTTGCAGTCAATTCCTGCCGCTTCTACCATCCGCTTAGCCATCTCTCCTACAATCTCTAGCTTATGCCTGCCTTCTTCGATATCCACCAGCCACAATTCACTGATTGGAAATTCATCATATCTTTTAATAAATCCCTCAACCAATTCTGGTGTATAGCTGGAGCCTCCGCCAATTGTTACAACTTTAATTTTTTTTGACATAGTAAATTCCTCCATGATCAATTTTCTGCAACTCCATCAACTTCAAAATCCGTTGTTTCAAGTGTGTGATTTTCATTCTCCAACATTTGTTTTTCAGCGATCTTGAAAAATGGCATATATATAACAATCGCAATGACTATTTCAAGTGCAGACCAGATTGCGGCTCTTATATCCCAGCCAGTAGCCATTAAAGGTCCAATAATTGGTGGCATTGTCCAGGGGACCATCATTATCGGTCTGCCAACCAATCCAATGGACATAAGAAAATAACTGCTGGCAGCCAATACTAACGGTATCAAGATGAAAGGAATCATCATCAGTGGATTCATGATAATTGGGAACCCGAAAATTATAGGCTCATTTATTTCGAAAACCGAACCTGGCAGAGCCACCTTTCCCAATTCCTTATAAGTTTTTGATTTTGAGAAAATCATTAGTAGAACTAAGGTTAATGTGGCTCCAGTTCCGCCTACATTAACAAACAGGCTGGAGAAACCAGAAGCAGTGATATAAGGAAGTGCTTCTCCTTTTGCATATGCAGAAGCATTTGCTGCAACAAAGGCTAAAAATATCGGATCTGCAACACCTTCTAATGTCATGTCTCCATGGATTCCTGCACACCACAATAAACTTACTAAAAATGTGTAGAGCAAAATACCAGGTAGACTATTTAACGCATGGAGTAACGGCGAAAAGATGCTTTGAATAAATTCAGTGATATTAAAATGCAGCGGAACACGAATGGTCCAGAACAGCACTAAAATCAGCATTGCAGGAATCAAAGAAACAAAGGAATTACTTACTGCCGGCGGCACACCGTCAGGCAGCTTAAATACCCAATTCTTTTTAATACAGAAATGATAAATTTCAGTCGTAACAATACCCGCAATAATTGCTGTAAATAGTCCCGTAGAATCAAAGCCTGCAGGATCAATGACAAAGCCGTCTGAAAGCTGAGTGGTAATAAAAGCCATTACCGACAAGCCCGCACCGGAAATAGCATCAAGGTCATAACTTTTACTTAGCTCATAACCGATTCCAATCGCTGCTAAAAGTGAAATAATACCAAATGAAACACCGACCGCAGCATTAATCATGTCTTCATAAGGTGCTAAAAAATTGGTCCAGCTTTCAATTGGAATATTTCCTATGATAAGAAAAATACTTCCACTTATGATTGCCGGTAATGTTAAGGTTAAACCATTACGTACCGCTACCAAATGTCTTTGATTCCCCAATCTTGACAATGGCGGTATAATTGTGTCTTGCAACCAGTTCATCAATCTATCCATCTTTATTTCCCCCTTAATTTGTGCTCAAATTCAATCGCCCAAAGCTTTTTTAACTTGAGCTATGACCTTTGCACCGTTCATAGTGCCATATACCTGCATATCAATGCATTCAATGATCTTACCTGGGCAGTCCTTTTCTACTTTCGCTTTGCTGAAACGAACCTGAGGCCCCAGCAGGATGATATCTGCATCCTTTCCCTTGTCCTTGGTGCTTGCAAGTGCATAGGCATTGATCTTACACTCGTAATTTTCTTTTTCAGCTGCCTCTTTCATCTTATGAACCAAGAGGCTGGTGGACATTCCTGCCGCACAAAACAAAACAATGTTTCTCATAACTACCTTCCTTTCTATAATTGAATTATTTTATTCTTAAAATATCAATCATTTCTTTGCACAGGTCCATGACCGTCATGGCATTCATCAAATGATCCTGGGCATGAACCATTAAAAGCCCGACTTCTGCCTTTTTGCCGTTTAACTCATTCTGGATCATTTCTGTCTGAACTTCATGTGCTTCCTGAATCGTCTTTTCTGCATCTTCCATCAACTGGTCCGCATGTGTAAAATCACCGTTTTTTGCCGAACGCAGTGCTTCAATCGCAGTGCTTCTGGCGTTCCCACCGCAGACTACAAGCTTCATAACAATCATTTCAATATCCATTCTCACACTGCCTCTCTCTTAACCTGTATTTATAAGTCTCACAAATGTAATGAAGTATTTCCCCTTATCACTTCCCTACCTCAATGGAAAATAATACATTTATCTAATGCACATTCACATACTATCATACTTTTTTTTAGAACTCCATGATGCCTTTTTCCATTTTCGTAATGGTACCTTTTTCCTCTCTAATCCGGCGGAATATACGCCTCTGCAAAGCTGATCTCCCACAGAGAAAAAGACGTGCGCAAAATGATCATCATTTTGTACACGTCTCACTTTTAATCTTCACGCCTTTCCCTTATACTTCCTTTGGAATCTGGGCTTCTATGCTGCTCATGGCTTCTATAAATGCTTCATAATCCTGCTTTTTGATCAGCTCCTGGATTTGTTTCTGGCTTAATAGAAAGGCCGCCGTCATCTGATAGAAGCGCTGCAGTTCTTCACTGGTATGATCCTTATTGGCTATGGACACCAGGAAAACGGCGCGCACCTTCTGCCCTTCCCAGTCCACCGCTTCATCAAGAATACCAACACATACAAATGTCTCTTCACTGATCGCCTTGTAAACGTGGGGCATTGCCACCATGTTGCCAAAAGCTGTCTTAGCTAACCTCTCCCTCTTGAGCACGGATTCATAAAATTCTTTCGGAAGTTTCTTCTTTTCCATCACAAACTGGCACATACAGCGAAGGACCTCTTCCTTTGTCTGCAGCTTTAAATGAGGCAGAAACATCTCCCGTTCATAGTAATTCTGCACGGAAGATGCCTTATCGGAAGTAAGAACCTTTTTTACATTGACAATGTCTTTGTCATCTAAAAAATACTGGACCTCCAGGATCGGCAGAGGTACGGGAACCGTGATGGGTACGGTGGTAAAGATGTAGTCATATTTTGAAAAATCCACCTTATAAATACTTCCCACATCGCAGGCAGTGATTTCGTTTATATATTCTTTAAACGAATTCTGGTATTTATACTGAAGAAGCTTTGCGCTTCCCCGGCCGGAAGAGCATACCAGAAGTATATTCTTTTTCTCTATTTCCGTCTTTTTCCGCTCAAGGGCAAATGCGAAAGCAAAGGCAAAGTATGCAATTTCATCTTCCGACAAAAGGATATTAAAATGTTCGTTTATGACTGTGACCGCATTGCAGGCCATGGTATAGGAAAGGCAGAACCTTTCCTTTACATCCCGAAGAAGGGGATTCTTTAAGTCCATATCATATTTGATCCTGATACTTAAAGGCACCAGATGCTGGCACAATAGCATGCGCAGCTCCAGATCATTGCGGAAATCAAATTTGAACAGATCATACACCCGTTCCAGCATGACCGTCACCAGATCACTGATTTCCTGGGTGATGATGATATTCTGATCCGCTCCATCGGCATGGTATATCATCTTCTTCCCTGCTAAGTGTATGGCGATGTAAACGATCTCTGTCTCAGGGAATGTGATGTGGAATGTGGATTCTATTTGTTCCGCAATTTCTTTTGCGATCTGATACTCATACCGGCCGTTCAAATTCTTCAAAGGCTCCTCCGGCATGGGCACATAAT encodes the following:
- a CDS encoding BglG family transcription antiterminator translates to MDRRKRQILDILSDGEYYTAEDLAGQICIGTKTIRNLLKEMNQEIEPYEATILSKYGVGYYLNVSDKEKFGSFIQDAYHSDQYLPDTSEERIQYLLEYLFNSPSYVKLDELSDSLYISKRTLTADLKEVEQYLNKFNIKIIRKPNYGIKLEGGEFEARLCIASFSGKRLHKGNQSMDEIAACVSDVLKKNDFLIPGAAYQNLVVHLYIAISRIMECHYVPMPEEPLKNLNGRYEYQIAKEIAEQIESTFHITFPETEIVYIAIHLAGKKMIYHADGADQNIIITQEISDLVTVMLERVYDLFKFDFRNDLELRMLLCQHLVPLSIRIKYDMDLKNPLLRDVKERFCLSYTMACNAVTVINEHFNILLSEDEIAYFAFAFAFALERKKTEIEKKNILLVCSSGRGSAKLLQYKYQNSFKEYINEITACDVGSIYKVDFSKYDYIFTTVPITVPVPLPILEVQYFLDDKDIVNVKKVLTSDKASSVQNYYEREMFLPHLKLQTKEEVLRCMCQFVMEKKKLPKEFYESVLKRERLAKTAFGNMVAMPHVYKAISEETFVCVGILDEAVDWEGQKVRAVFLVSIANKDHTSEELQRFYQMTAAFLLSQKQIQELIKKQDYEAFIEAMSSIEAQIPKEV
- a CDS encoding PTS sugar transporter subunit IIB is translated as MRNIVLFCAAGMSTSLLVHKMKEAAEKENYECKINAYALASTKDKGKDADIILLGPQVRFSKAKVEKDCPGKIIECIDMQVYGTMNGAKVIAQVKKALGD
- a CDS encoding chitosanase translates to MNKKANKIMVIVSLIGLLILTGCASNQTGGQLKKDEGSSSLKDSEKKEIAMELVSSAENSSLDWKAQYSYIEDIEDGRGYTAGIIGFCSGTGDMLQLVKGYTETKSENLLAKYIGALEKVNGSDSHEGLGEAFEDDWKAASEDAEFQEAQNKIRDDMYFNPAVDQAVKDGLSILGQFIYYDAIVMHGPGDGSVPYEESFPGIREAAINKAKSPADGGNEADYLTAFLDERDKVMKLESAHEDLSRTIAQRKFLKEENYSLQKPLVWEMYGDPFKIEQ
- a CDS encoding PTS lactose/cellobiose transporter subunit IIA encodes the protein MDIEMIVMKLVVCGGNARSTAIEALRSAKNGDFTHADQLMEDAEKTIQEAHEVQTEMIQNELNGKKAEVGLLMVHAQDHLMNAMTVMDLCKEMIDILRIK
- a CDS encoding Gfo/Idh/MocA family protein, giving the protein MEALKIGIMGTGRIASVLANTMLQMPQVVLLGAASRSLEKAEEFAARFSIERAYGSYEELVKDPDIQLIYIATPHSEHCSNAKLCLENGKHVLCEKAFAANYAQAKEMTDLAEEKNLMITEAMWVRYMPMAKTLKEVLNSGVIGEPMTLTANLCYLVSDKPRLIKPELAGGALLDVGVYTLNFASIVFGDEITDIQSSVIKTDSGVDAQNSITLCYPGGKMAILNSSLRVLSDRMGVIYGTKGYLVVENVNNFESIRVYDANRELLETHIRPEQISGYEYQIEASGEAIRNGWTECPQMPHKATLDVMKVMDELRKQWGIRYPFEA
- a CDS encoding PTS sugar transporter subunit IIC, with the translated sequence MDRLMNWLQDTIIPPLSRLGNQRHLVAVRNGLTLTLPAIISGSIFLIIGNIPIESWTNFLAPYEDMINAAVGVSFGIISLLAAIGIGYELSKSYDLDAISGAGLSVMAFITTQLSDGFVIDPAGFDSTGLFTAIIAGIVTTEIYHFCIKKNWVFKLPDGVPPAVSNSFVSLIPAMLILVLFWTIRVPLHFNITEFIQSIFSPLLHALNSLPGILLYTFLVSLLWCAGIHGDMTLEGVADPIFLAFVAANASAYAKGEALPYITASGFSSLFVNVGGTGATLTLVLLMIFSKSKTYKELGKVALPGSVFEINEPIIFGFPIIMNPLMMIPFILIPLVLAASSYFLMSIGLVGRPIMMVPWTMPPIIGPLMATGWDIRAAIWSALEIVIAIVIYMPFFKIAEKQMLENENHTLETTDFEVDGVAEN
- a CDS encoding 6-phospho-beta-glucosidase; translated protein: MSKKIKVVTIGGGSSYTPELVEGFIKRYDEFPISELWLVDIEEGRHKLEIVGEMAKRMVEAAGIDCKVYLTLDRREALKDADFVTTQLRVGLLDARILDERIPLSHGLIGQETNGAGGIFKALRTIPVILNIVEEMKELCPEAWLINFTNPSGMVTEAVLRYGNWNKVVGLCNIPINAVYEEAAILDEMPSDLFFQFAGINHLHWHTVVDKNGIDRTDELIKKMYGSGETNSIVANIKDNRLIFEQVENLHMVPCPYHNYYYYTDKMLSEELEDFKNNGTRAEKVKKIESELYELYKDPNLNYKPKQLEERGGARYSDAACETITSIYNDKRTTMTVSTRNNGTIKDLPDDCAVEVTCTLTGKGPVPYNFGSFKPQERGLLQLMKAMEELTIEAAVTGDRGTLLQAFMMNPLITSGDVAKQVMEELLEAHKKHLPNFFR
- a CDS encoding MATE family efflux transporter, translated to MFTRKDLIKLLAPLIVEQILIVLVGMVNVMMAAAVGEASVSGVSLVESINILIIQMLSALATGGAVISSQYLGKKQSENACKAAGQLIGVTTVLSVLVTLIALAGRGGLLKAIFGSVDESVMNAAVVYFWITALSYPFVAVYNSCAALFRSMGNSKASMAVSLVINTVNVGGNAVCIYGLHMGVTGLAWPTLFCRVAAAVVMLFMIQSPGNVVRINRLEDLKPDIPMIKKILSIGIPNGLENGMFQFGKLALQSLVSSLGTAALASYAVASNLVTLLYLPGNAIGLGLITIVGQCVGAGEKKEAKRYTRLLVGANYGILLLLCTVMVVFSDQLASVYNLSGEAAKISVRMVVVHSYAMIVWPLAFTIPYALRASMDAKFTMVVSIFSMWLFRIAFAYLFVRVMNTGVMGVWYGMFIDWIFRAVLFSWRFRGIEKRAVSVS
- a CDS encoding glucan-binding protein, which produces MKNISRRGLMLHGAAAAVSLFLFIAIVPFNSFAHTKDESIYLSGAWIKDEVGWRFFNQWNSAYPAGKWAEYQSHSYYFMDNGYMATSWRFINDNWYYFNPNQGKEEGAMVTGWVYDSDLCGWFYTNQIGIMVTGWHKIDGFWYYFNPKSNGLLGLMAVNQFVDGSYVDANGRMNEVR
- a CDS encoding L-cysteine desulfidase family protein, with product MERECNKYRAYVQILKEELLPAMGCTEPIALAYAAAVARKALGQMPDKVVVAASGSIIKNVKSVIVPNTGHLKGIPAAVAAGIVAGNPERELEVIAEVSPEQMIQMREFMKEREITVEHLDQGINFDILVTLHKGSSYSRVRIAGYHTNIVLIETDGTIQKKKETALEEETLTDRNLLNMEDIWDFINSVDISDIQEILDRQIRYNWAIAEEGLKESYGANIGKVLLKNSGDDLSVRAKAMAAAGSDARMNGCGLPVVINSGSGNQGITVSVPVIVYAKALKVSEEKLYRALALSNLAAIHQKTPIGRLSAYCGAVNAGAGAGAGIAYLCGGGYEEVIHTIVNALAIVSGIVCDGAKSSCAAKIASSIEAGILGYNMYMQGQQFFDGDGIVTKGVEATLRNVGRLGREGMRETNKEIIQMMIGV
- a CDS encoding LysR family transcriptional regulator; its protein translation is MELREIKTFLEVANRKSFCRAAEKLGYSQAAVTVQIKQLERELNVHLFDRIGKQTTLTHEGETFYEYAADVVKNLTHVKNILSVSSELTGRLVIGTIESICSTLFPSLIQEFHRLYPLVNVSIVVDSPDALLTMMNNNTIDLVYFLDKRMYDSKWVKVMEKPENIIFAASKNHPFGMETGLTIDQVISQPMILTEKDASYRLMLEQYLAAYGKKVHPFLEIGNTEFIIKLLRSSAGISFLPEFTICRDIKEGTLMPLNMKDFHFQSWRQMVYHRDKWISREMKAFIELVQRMEQECKGSAPLDNPKE